One segment of Myxocyprinus asiaticus isolate MX2 ecotype Aquarium Trade chromosome 41, UBuf_Myxa_2, whole genome shotgun sequence DNA contains the following:
- the LOC127431860 gene encoding putative nuclease HARBI1, whose product MSLAGAMWFAVQDDLYSACNDTTTTTSSNSSSTQAKHPIQNIEPVLASDTHTLLDRLDDRFLSQCFHLNRQCLRFIVDFIQARLKKDVFAASHNLSSSEAKILATLSFYAHGSLPCKVTDRLGIDQTSAGEAVKSLTKLLSDMSPDFITFPYSYNDRMGAAQAFKNISGIPHVVGVLGYLHVKVTPPPGEEYMYMNSLGYHSVMMQVIFDVDGNLLSVEQCWPGGTPEDSVWASSDIGKQFSTFRHGHTWVLGGRGMFGGGHVLTPVDPSRLKTNAAHRFNKAHAQVYGRMQQVFGSLKSRFQCLRDFGSIQTLESVACTITACCVLHNISKKFSVQLPWDFAIEPLHPPSEVNYTADPPYNYMQETKDEMIGMFFSSAEDN is encoded by the exons ATGTCTTTGGCCGGAGCTATGTGGTTTGCAGTACAAGATGATTTATACAGTGCTTGTAAtgatacaacaacaacaacatccagCAACAGCAGCTCAACACAAGCAAAGCATCCCATTCAAAACATTGAGCCAGTTCTCGCCTCTGACACACACACCCTTCTGGACCGCCTCGACGACCGATTTCTGTCCCAGTGTTTTCATCTCAACCGACAATGTCTGCGCTTCATCGTTGATTTCATCCAGGCCCGTTTAAAGAAAGACGTATTTGCAGCATCCCACAACCTGAGCTCGTCAGAAGCCAAGATTCTGGCCACACTTTCTTTCTACGCACACGGATCTCTGCCCTGCAAAGTGACCGATCGGCTGGGAATCGATCAAACATCCGCCGGCGAGGCAGTGAAGAGCCTCACCAAACTCTTATCAGACATGAGCCCTGACTTCATCACCTTCCCGTACAGTTATAATGACCGCATGGGAGCTGCGCAGGCCTTCAAGAACATCAGCGGTATCCCGCACGTGGTGGGGGTGTTGGGCTACCTGCACGTAAAGGTGACCCCTCCGCCTGGGGAGGAGTACATGTATATGAACAGTCTGGGTTATCATTCCGTCATGATGCAAGTGATCTTCGATGTGGATGGAAATCTATTGAGTGTCGAGCAGTGCTGGCCGGGAGGAACTCCTGAAGACAGTGTTTGGGCGAGCTCAGACATTGGCAAACAATTCAGCACATTTCGACACGGCCATACGTGGGTTTTAG GTGGCAGAGGTATGTTTGGTGGTGGACATGTGTTGACCCCCGTTGACCCCTCTCGCCTCAAAACCAACGCTGCACACAGATTTAACAAAGCACACGCTCAGGTATATGGCCGCATGCAGCAGGTGTTTGGCAGTCTGAAGAGTCGTTTCCAGTGTCTGCGTGACTTCGGCTCCATTCAGACTCTAGAGTCGGTGGCCTGCACCATCACAGCATGCTGCGTTCTGCACAACATATCTAAGAAGTTCTCAGTGCAGTTACCCTGGGATTTTGCCATAGAGCCACTGCACCCTCCATCAGAGGTCAACTACACAGCAGATCCGCCGTACAACTACATGCAAGAAACTAAAGACGAGATGATAGGAATGTTTTTCTCTAGTGCAGAGGACAACTGA